In a genomic window of Pseudomonas oryzihabitans:
- the lpxA gene encoding acyl-ACP--UDP-N-acetylglucosamine O-acyltransferase, with amino-acid sequence MTLIDPRAIVDPQARLAADVQVGPWSIIGPDVEIGEGTMIGPHVILKGPTVIGRHNRIYQFSSIGEDTPDLKYKGEPTRLRIGDHNVIREGVTIHRGTVQDREETTIGDHNLLMAYVHIGHDSVIGNHCILVNNTALAGHVHVDDWAILSGYTLVHQFCRIGAHSFSGMGTAIGKDVPAYVTVFGNPAEARSMNFEGMRRRGFSTEAIQALRRSYKVVYRQGLTVDDAMKELEPVAQQFPEVAVFRDSILSATRGITR; translated from the coding sequence ATGACGTTGATCGACCCCAGGGCTATCGTCGACCCCCAGGCACGGCTCGCCGCCGATGTCCAGGTCGGCCCCTGGTCGATCATCGGGCCGGATGTCGAGATAGGCGAGGGGACCATGATAGGTCCGCACGTCATCCTCAAGGGGCCGACCGTTATCGGGCGTCACAACCGGATCTACCAGTTTTCCTCGATTGGCGAAGACACCCCTGATCTCAAATACAAGGGTGAGCCGACTCGGCTGCGTATCGGTGATCACAACGTTATCCGCGAAGGGGTCACCATCCATCGCGGGACGGTGCAGGATCGCGAAGAGACCACCATCGGCGATCACAATCTGCTGATGGCCTATGTGCACATCGGTCATGACAGCGTGATCGGCAATCATTGCATCCTGGTCAACAACACGGCGCTTGCCGGGCACGTGCATGTCGACGACTGGGCGATCCTGTCCGGCTATACCCTGGTGCATCAGTTCTGTCGCATCGGTGCCCATAGTTTTTCCGGCATGGGCACGGCAATCGGCAAGGATGTGCCGGCCTATGTCACGGTATTCGGCAATCCGGCCGAGGCCCGGAGCATGAATTTCGAGGGTATGCGCCGTCGCGGCTTCTCCACGGAAGCCATCCAGGCACTGCGCCGCTCCTACAAGGTGGTCTACCGCCAAGGGCTGACCGTCGATGACGCCATGAAGGAACTGGAGCCGGTGGCTCAGCAGTTTCCCGAGGTGGCGGTATTCCGTGATTCCA
- the fabZ gene encoding 3-hydroxyacyl-ACP dehydratase FabZ, translated as MMDINEIREYLPHRYPFLLVDRVTELDIEAKRIRAYKNVSINEPFFTGHFPQHPIMPGVLIVEAMAQAAGVLGFKMMNSSPADGTLYYFVGSDKLRFRQPVTPGDQLILEARFLSTKRGIWKFECQASVDDKPVCSAEIICAERKL; from the coding sequence ATGATGGACATCAACGAGATCCGCGAATATCTCCCGCATCGCTATCCCTTTCTGTTAGTGGATCGCGTGACGGAGCTGGATATCGAAGCCAAGCGCATTCGTGCCTACAAGAACGTCAGCATCAATGAGCCATTCTTCACCGGCCATTTCCCGCAGCACCCGATCATGCCGGGCGTGCTCATCGTCGAGGCGATGGCTCAGGCAGCCGGTGTGCTGGGTTTCAAGATGATGAATTCGTCCCCCGCCGATGGCACCCTGTACTACTTCGTCGGATCGGATAAGCTGCGCTTTCGGCAGCCGGTTACGCCGGGCGATCAATTGATCCTCGAAGCGCGCTTCCTCAGCACCAAACGTGGCATCTGGAAATTCGAATGCCAAGCCAGTGTGGACGACAAGCCTGTCTGCTCGGCTGAAATCATCTGCGCGGAACGCAAACTATGA
- the lpxD gene encoding UDP-3-O-(3-hydroxymyristoyl)glucosamine N-acyltransferase: MMSRTTFTLGELAQWLDSRQLTVELRGTPERVVTGLATLPEAGPDQLSFLANPQYRRYLGDTQAGAVLLSEKDAEGYAGDALILANPYLAYARLSHLFDHKPRSPAGIHPTALVAADAVVDPTAAIGPYVVIEAEARIGAGVSLGAHCVVGARSVIGTDSWLAPRVTLYHDVILGERAVVQSGAVIGAEGFGFANEHGQWQKIAQLGGVLIGDDVEIGANTTIDRGALANTVISNGVKLDNQIMIAHNVQVGEHTAMAACVGISGSTKIGKHCTIAGGVGMVGHIEVCDNVFVTGMTMVTRSITEPGAYSSGTAMQPAGEWKKSAARIRHLDDMARRLQHLEKIVATVTSRDDAASDA; this comes from the coding sequence TTGATGAGCCGTACGACCTTTACGCTGGGCGAACTGGCGCAGTGGCTCGACAGCCGCCAGTTGACCGTGGAATTGCGCGGTACGCCCGAGCGTGTCGTGACCGGCTTGGCTACCTTGCCCGAGGCCGGTCCCGACCAGTTGAGTTTCCTGGCCAATCCGCAGTATCGCCGCTACCTGGGTGATACCCAGGCGGGTGCCGTACTGTTGTCGGAGAAGGATGCCGAAGGCTATGCCGGCGACGCCCTGATCCTGGCCAATCCCTATCTGGCCTACGCCCGGTTGTCCCATCTATTCGACCACAAGCCCCGTAGCCCAGCCGGCATCCACCCTACAGCTCTGGTGGCTGCGGATGCTGTCGTCGATCCTACGGCCGCCATCGGTCCCTATGTGGTGATCGAAGCCGAGGCGCGCATCGGTGCCGGTGTCAGTCTGGGTGCCCACTGTGTGGTAGGTGCTCGTAGCGTCATAGGCACCGACAGCTGGCTGGCGCCGCGGGTGACGCTCTATCACGATGTGATCCTGGGCGAACGCGCCGTCGTGCAGTCCGGTGCCGTGATCGGTGCCGAGGGCTTCGGTTTCGCCAACGAGCACGGCCAGTGGCAGAAGATCGCCCAGCTGGGTGGTGTGCTGATCGGCGACGACGTCGAGATCGGTGCCAACACCACCATCGACCGTGGCGCCCTGGCGAACACGGTGATCAGCAATGGTGTGAAGCTCGACAACCAGATCATGATCGCGCACAACGTCCAGGTCGGTGAGCACACCGCCATGGCCGCCTGCGTCGGCATCTCTGGCAGTACCAAGATCGGCAAGCACTGCACCATCGCCGGTGGCGTGGGCATGGTGGGTCATATCGAGGTGTGCGACAACGTGTTCGTCACCGGTATGACCATGGTGACCCGCTCGATTACCGAGCCCGGCGCCTATTCTTCGGGCACGGCCATGCAACCAGCGGGTGAATGGAAGAAGAGCGCCGCTCGGATTCGTCACCTCGACGACATGGCCCGCCGTCTGCAACATTTGGAAAAAATCGTGGCTACCGTGACCTCGCGGGATGACGCTGCTTCTGATGCTTGA
- a CDS encoding OmpH family outer membrane protein, with translation MHKYTRYALFAAVLVAAPVFADTKIAVLNYQMALLESDAAKKYAVDSEKKFGPQLNKLKGLESSAKDIQDKLEKGGDKMAQAERTRLENDFRQKARDFQFQSKELNDAKAASDRDMLKQLKPRLDKAVEEVLKKGDYDLVLERGAVVDVKPQYDITRQVIERMNAGR, from the coding sequence GTGCACAAGTACACCCGTTACGCTCTGTTCGCTGCCGTCCTCGTTGCTGCCCCGGTTTTCGCCGATACCAAGATCGCCGTACTGAACTATCAGATGGCCTTGCTGGAATCGGATGCTGCCAAGAAGTATGCGGTCGACTCCGAAAAGAAATTCGGTCCCCAGCTCAATAAGCTGAAGGGTCTCGAAAGCTCCGCCAAGGACATCCAGGACAAGCTGGAAAAGGGCGGTGACAAGATGGCGCAAGCCGAACGTACCCGCCTCGAGAACGATTTCCGGCAGAAGGCCCGTGATTTCCAGTTCCAGTCCAAGGAGCTGAACGACGCCAAGGCCGCCTCCGACCGCGATATGCTCAAGCAACTGAAACCACGTCTGGACAAGGCCGTGGAGGAGGTGCTGAAGAAGGGCGATTACGATCTGGTACTCGAGCGGGGTGCCGTGGTGGACGTGAAGCCGCAATATGACATCACCCGTCAGGTGATCGAGCGCATGAACGCAGGTCGTTGA
- the bamA gene encoding outer membrane protein assembly factor BamA → MKRLLLPAVIAALMIGEVHAESFTISDIRVNGLQRVSSGSVFGALPLNVGEAVDDNKLAEASRALFRTGFFQDIQLGRDGNVLVVNVVERPTISSITLEGNKAISTDDLMKGLKQAGLAEGEIFQRATLEGVRNELLRQYVAQGRYSASIDAEVIPQPRNRVQLKININEGQVATISHVNVVGNTVFPEDDLTSLFELKPSNWLSFFKNDDKYSREKLAGDLERLRSYYLDRGYINMDITSTQVSITPDKKHVYITVNINEGQKYTVRDVKLSGDLKVPEEELRKLMLVQPGQVFSRKVMTSTADLITRRLGNEGYTFANVNGLPEPHDDDHSVSLTYVVDPGKRAYVNRINFRGNTKTEDQVLRREMRQMEGGWASTYLIDQSKTRLERLGYFKEVKVETPQVPGTDDMVDVNYNVEEQPSGSITASIGFAQSAGLILGGSISQNNFLGTGNQVSIGLTRSQYQSRYNFSFTDPYFTPDGVSLGYNIFYRSTDYSKLYDSDVSYYSINSLGTGVTLGYPISETSRLTYGLSVQNDEINPGTYSADEIYDFVEREGKDFTNFKASIGWSSSTLNRGVLPTRGASQSLTGQITIPGSDLSFYKLDYRGQLFTPLTDNTALRFHTELGYGDGYGSTDGLPFYENYYAGGFNSVRGFEDSSLGPRTTPPGNPPTYANKGQGYRDRDKSEAFGGNVLITGGVEYLFPLPFVKDQKSLRTVLFWDVGNVFSTKCYLSSTQNCGDVSFSNMASSVGVGLTWVTALGPLSFSLGVPVKKPGNSDPQVFQFSLGQTF, encoded by the coding sequence ATGAAACGCCTGCTGCTACCTGCGGTAATAGCCGCGCTGATGATCGGCGAGGTACACGCCGAGTCCTTCACCATCTCCGATATCCGCGTTAACGGACTGCAACGTGTATCGTCCGGCAGCGTCTTTGGCGCCCTGCCGTTGAACGTGGGTGAGGCCGTCGACGACAACAAGTTGGCCGAAGCCTCCCGAGCGCTCTTCCGGACCGGTTTCTTCCAGGACATCCAGCTGGGTCGTGACGGTAACGTCCTGGTCGTGAACGTCGTCGAGCGGCCCACCATTTCCAGCATCACCCTGGAAGGGAACAAGGCGATCTCCACCGACGACCTGATGAAAGGTCTCAAGCAGGCCGGTCTCGCCGAGGGCGAGATCTTCCAGCGCGCCACGCTCGAAGGCGTGCGCAATGAATTGCTGCGTCAGTACGTCGCCCAGGGGCGCTACTCCGCCAGCATCGATGCCGAAGTGATCCCTCAGCCCCGCAATCGGGTGCAGCTGAAGATCAATATCAACGAAGGTCAGGTCGCGACCATCTCCCACGTCAACGTGGTGGGTAACACGGTCTTCCCCGAAGATGATCTCACCTCGCTGTTCGAGCTGAAGCCGAGCAACTGGCTGTCGTTCTTCAAGAACGACGATAAGTACTCGCGTGAGAAGCTGGCCGGTGACCTTGAGCGGCTGCGGTCCTACTATCTCGATCGCGGCTACATCAACATGGACATCACCTCGACCCAGGTGTCCATCACGCCCGACAAGAAGCACGTCTACATCACGGTCAACATCAACGAAGGCCAGAAATACACGGTTCGCGATGTGAAGCTGTCCGGCGATCTCAAGGTCCCGGAAGAAGAGCTGCGCAAACTGATGCTGGTCCAGCCGGGTCAGGTCTTCTCGCGCAAGGTCATGACCAGCACCGCTGACCTGATCACCCGCCGCCTGGGCAACGAAGGCTATACCTTCGCCAACGTGAACGGCTTGCCCGAGCCGCATGACGATGATCACAGCGTATCCCTGACCTACGTGGTCGATCCGGGCAAGCGTGCCTACGTCAATCGCATCAACTTCCGCGGCAACACCAAGACCGAGGACCAGGTGCTGCGTCGTGAGATGCGGCAGATGGAAGGCGGTTGGGCCTCCACCTATCTCATCGACCAATCCAAGACCCGCCTCGAGCGCCTGGGCTACTTCAAGGAAGTCAAGGTCGAGACGCCCCAGGTGCCTGGTACCGATGACATGGTCGACGTCAACTATAACGTCGAGGAGCAACCTTCGGGCTCCATCACCGCCAGCATTGGTTTCGCTCAGAGCGCAGGCCTGATCCTGGGTGGCTCCATCAGCCAGAACAACTTCCTGGGTACCGGCAATCAGGTCAGCATCGGCCTGACCCGTTCCCAATACCAGAGCCGGTACAACTTCAGCTTCACCGATCCCTACTTCACTCCGGACGGTGTGAGCCTCGGCTACAACATCTTCTACCGCAGCACCGATTACAGCAAACTGTACGACAGTGATGTCTCCTATTACTCGATCAACAGTCTGGGTACCGGTGTCACCCTGGGCTACCCGATCAGCGAGACCTCGCGCCTGACCTATGGTCTCTCCGTGCAAAACGACGAGATCAACCCAGGTACCTACAGTGCGGACGAGATCTACGATTTCGTCGAGCGCGAAGGGAAGGACTTCACCAACTTCAAGGCCAGCATCGGCTGGTCGAGCTCGACGCTCAACCGCGGTGTCTTGCCCACCCGTGGTGCTTCGCAGAGCCTGACCGGGCAGATCACCATTCCAGGCAGCGACCTGAGCTTCTACAAGCTCGACTATCGTGGCCAGCTGTTCACCCCGCTGACAGATAACACGGCGCTGCGGTTCCATACCGAATTGGGTTATGGCGACGGCTACGGCAGCACCGATGGCCTGCCGTTCTACGAGAACTACTACGCCGGCGGTTTCAACTCGGTACGGGGCTTCGAGGACAGCAGCCTGGGTCCACGCACCACACCACCGGGTAACCCGCCGACCTATGCAAACAAAGGTCAGGGCTACCGTGATCGCGACAAGTCCGAGGCCTTTGGCGGCAACGTGCTGATCACCGGCGGTGTGGAATACCTCTTCCCCTTGCCCTTCGTGAAGGACCAGAAGTCCCTGCGTACCGTGCTGTTCTGGGACGTGGGTAACGTGTTCAGTACCAAGTGCTATTTGAGCTCGACCCAAAACTGCGGCGACGTCAGCTTCTCGAACATGGCGAGTTCCGTTGGTGTTGGCCTGACCTGGGTTACCGCCCTGGGTCCGTTGAGCTTCAGTCTCGGTGTGCCGGTCAAGAAGCCGGGCAACTCCGATCCGCAGGTCTTCCAGTTCTCGCTGGGTCAGACGTTCTGA
- the rseP gene encoding RIP metalloprotease RseP, with product MTILYTILGTLIALGVLVTIHEYGHFWTARRCGVKVLRFSVGFGKPLVRWHDRHGTEFVVAAIPLGGYVKMLDEREAPVAPEEQHAAFNRKTVRQRIAIVAAGPIANFLLAILFFWLLAMLGSQQPLPVVGSVVSGTPAAVAGIPADAELTAVDGSLVDSWSAVNLRLVDRLGESGPLEIRYRLPGTTAEQSTVIQLDAWLRGAEDPDPIQALGLKPWRPQVPAVFAELDPSGPAQAAGLKTGDRLVALDGEAIGDWQQAVDWVRAHPNRRVTLTVERQGQRQEVAVQLGARHLDSTESGYLGAGVAPVKWPADMVREISYGPVAAVGEGLSRTWQMSVLTLVSLKKMLLGELSVKNLSGPITIAKVAGASAQSGLGDFLNFLAYLSISLGVLNLLPIPVLDGGHLVFYVVEWIRGRPLSERVQTWGMQIGISLVVGVMLLALVNDLGRL from the coding sequence ATGACCATCCTTTATACGATACTGGGAACCCTGATCGCCTTGGGCGTGCTGGTGACCATCCACGAGTATGGTCATTTTTGGACGGCGCGCCGTTGCGGCGTCAAGGTGCTGCGCTTTTCCGTCGGCTTCGGTAAGCCTCTGGTGCGCTGGCATGACCGGCATGGCACCGAATTCGTCGTCGCGGCGATCCCCCTGGGCGGCTACGTGAAGATGTTGGACGAGCGCGAAGCGCCGGTCGCGCCCGAAGAGCAGCATGCCGCCTTCAATCGCAAGACGGTGCGTCAGCGCATCGCCATCGTGGCAGCGGGTCCCATCGCCAACTTCCTGCTGGCCATCCTGTTCTTCTGGCTGCTGGCGATGCTGGGCTCCCAACAGCCTCTCCCTGTGGTGGGGTCGGTCGTGTCCGGTACCCCTGCGGCCGTGGCCGGCATTCCGGCGGATGCCGAACTGACCGCCGTCGACGGCTCCCTGGTGGATAGCTGGTCGGCGGTCAATCTGCGATTGGTTGATCGACTGGGCGAGAGCGGTCCGCTGGAGATTCGCTACAGGCTGCCGGGCACCACGGCAGAGCAAAGCACTGTCATCCAGCTCGATGCCTGGCTGCGTGGCGCCGAAGATCCCGATCCCATTCAGGCCTTGGGTCTAAAGCCCTGGCGGCCCCAGGTACCGGCGGTATTCGCCGAATTGGATCCATCAGGTCCGGCGCAGGCCGCCGGCCTGAAGACGGGTGATCGCCTGGTCGCGCTGGATGGCGAAGCCATTGGCGACTGGCAGCAGGCCGTGGATTGGGTACGCGCCCATCCAAATCGCCGGGTAACGCTGACCGTCGAACGGCAGGGGCAACGGCAGGAAGTAGCCGTCCAGTTGGGTGCTCGCCACCTGGATTCGACCGAGTCGGGCTACCTCGGCGCTGGCGTGGCTCCCGTCAAGTGGCCAGCGGACATGGTTCGCGAAATCAGCTATGGACCGGTCGCGGCAGTGGGGGAGGGGCTCAGTCGTACCTGGCAGATGAGCGTGCTGACGCTGGTTTCCCTGAAGAAGATGCTCTTGGGAGAGCTGTCGGTAAAAAACTTGAGCGGGCCGATAACCATTGCTAAAGTGGCGGGCGCTTCTGCTCAGTCAGGCCTCGGGGACTTCCTCAATTTTCTGGCATACCTGAGCATTAGCCTGGGGGTTCTGAATCTGTTGCCGATCCCTGTGCTCGACGGTGGCCATCTGGTGTTCTATGTCGTCGAGTGGATTCGCGGGCGGCCCTTGTCCGAGCGTGTGCAGACATGGGGCATGCAGATCGGTATTAGCCTCGTCGTGGGTGTGATGCTGCTGGCTTTGGTCAATGACCTCGGTCGCCTCTGA
- the ispC gene encoding 1-deoxy-D-xylulose-5-phosphate reductoisomerase, which translates to MSVQQLCVLGATGSIGASTLDVVAQHPERYEVFALSGHRRLNELAELCRRFRPVYVAVPDEASAKQLRLLLEDAKSVPEVLIGEGGLEAIAADPRVDTVMAAIVGAAGLKPTLAAVKAGKRVLLANKEALVMSGALFIEAVRASGATLLPIDSEHNAIFQCLADPANPGLARKGVRRILLTASGGPFRQTPAEQLVGVTPDQACAHPKWSMGRKISVDSATLMNKGLELIEACWLFEATPEQVEVVIHPQSVIHSLVDYVDGSVLAQLGNPDMRTPIAHAMAWPERIDSGVAALDLFDIARLEFERPDEERFPCLRLAREAAQAGGCMPATLNAANEVAVEAFLEGRLGFTEIPQLIESVLASAEPRPAKDLAAIFAADTTARQLAREWLARR; encoded by the coding sequence GTGAGTGTTCAGCAACTCTGTGTGCTGGGAGCGACGGGTTCCATCGGTGCCAGCACCCTGGACGTCGTGGCGCAACACCCCGAGCGCTACGAGGTCTTCGCCCTTAGCGGGCATCGCCGTCTGAACGAACTGGCTGAACTCTGCCGCCGTTTCCGGCCCGTTTATGTGGCTGTACCGGACGAGGCATCGGCCAAGCAGCTGAGGCTGCTACTCGAAGATGCCAAGTCGGTTCCTGAAGTCCTGATAGGTGAGGGCGGGCTGGAAGCCATAGCTGCCGATCCGCGGGTCGATACCGTGATGGCGGCAATTGTCGGTGCGGCGGGCTTGAAGCCCACCCTGGCAGCGGTAAAGGCTGGCAAGCGGGTACTGCTGGCCAATAAGGAAGCCTTGGTGATGAGCGGCGCCCTGTTCATCGAGGCGGTGCGCGCCAGTGGGGCGACCCTGCTACCGATCGACAGTGAGCACAACGCCATCTTCCAGTGCCTGGCCGATCCGGCGAATCCTGGCCTAGCGCGCAAGGGCGTGCGTCGCATTCTGTTGACCGCTTCGGGTGGGCCGTTTCGACAGACACCTGCTGAGCAGTTGGTCGGGGTAACCCCCGACCAGGCCTGCGCCCATCCCAAGTGGTCGATGGGGCGGAAGATCTCGGTGGACTCCGCGACCCTGATGAACAAGGGGCTCGAGTTGATCGAGGCCTGTTGGTTGTTCGAGGCTACGCCCGAACAGGTCGAGGTGGTGATCCATCCGCAGAGCGTCATCCATTCCCTGGTGGATTATGTGGATGGCTCGGTACTGGCTCAATTGGGCAATCCCGATATGCGTACGCCTATCGCCCATGCCATGGCCTGGCCGGAGCGCATCGATTCCGGTGTGGCGGCGCTGGATCTGTTCGATATCGCCCGGCTCGAATTCGAGCGCCCCGACGAGGAGCGTTTCCCCTGCCTGCGCCTCGCCCGTGAAGCGGCCCAGGCGGGTGGTTGCATGCCGGCGACGCTCAATGCCGCCAATGAGGTGGCCGTCGAGGCCTTCCTCGAGGGTCGGCTGGGATTCACCGAAATTCCGCAACTGATCGAGTCGGTGCTCGCGAGCGCCGAGCCTCGCCCTGCCAAGGACCTCGCCGCGATCTTCGCGGCTGATACCACCGCTCGGCAGCTGGCACGGGAGTGGCTGGCGAGACGCTGA
- a CDS encoding phosphatidate cytidylyltransferase produces MLKQRIMTAMVLLPIALAGFFWLEGAAFALFIGAVVVLGAWEWARLAGLEAQGLRCAYAAIVGIALLVCWRLPAGAHGLLFISLAWWLYATVLVLTYPDSARAWQAPWRRLLIGLVVLVPAWQGLMLLKAAPGGNLLILEVMMLVWLADIFAYFSGRAFGKRKLAPAVSPGKSWEGLYGGLAAALIATLVLGLVRGWGLGDLLQALIGAACVVLISVVGDLTESMFKRQAGVKDSSQLLPGHGGVLDRIDSLTAAVPLFALLLWWAGWGVQ; encoded by the coding sequence ATGCTGAAACAGCGAATCATGACGGCGATGGTGCTACTGCCCATCGCCCTGGCGGGTTTTTTCTGGCTGGAAGGCGCGGCCTTCGCGCTGTTCATCGGTGCGGTCGTCGTGCTGGGTGCCTGGGAGTGGGCGCGCCTGGCGGGTCTGGAAGCCCAGGGCCTGCGCTGCGCCTATGCGGCCATCGTCGGCATCGCGCTGCTGGTCTGCTGGCGGCTGCCGGCCGGAGCTCATGGTCTGTTGTTCATCAGCCTGGCCTGGTGGCTGTATGCGACCGTCCTGGTGCTCACCTATCCCGATAGCGCCCGTGCCTGGCAGGCGCCCTGGCGCCGCCTGCTCATAGGCTTGGTCGTGCTGGTGCCGGCCTGGCAGGGGCTGATGTTGCTCAAGGCAGCGCCGGGCGGAAATCTATTGATTCTCGAAGTGATGATGCTGGTCTGGTTGGCCGATATCTTCGCCTATTTTTCCGGCAGGGCTTTCGGCAAGCGCAAGCTGGCGCCGGCAGTAAGCCCGGGCAAGAGCTGGGAAGGCCTCTATGGTGGCCTGGCGGCAGCGCTGATTGCGACCCTGGTGCTAGGGCTGGTACGAGGCTGGGGTCTTGGTGATCTGCTGCAGGCGCTCATCGGTGCCGCCTGCGTGGTGCTCATCTCCGTGGTAGGGGATCTCACCGAAAGCATGTTCAAGCGCCAGGCGGGCGTGAAAGACAGCAGCCAGCTGCTGCCGGGTCACGGTGGCGTTCTGGATCGCATCGATAGTCTCACGGCTGCCGTACCCCTGTTCGCGCTACTGCTCTGGTGGGCGGGTTGGGGTGTGCAGTGA
- the uppS gene encoding polyprenyl diphosphate synthase has protein sequence MGMSKPGKVVPRHVAIIMDGNNRWARRRLLPGVAGHKAGVDAVRAVIEVCGDAGVEVLTLFAFSSENWRRPADEVGALMELFLSALRREAKKLHQNGIRLRIIGDRSLFHPELQTAMAEVEALTAHHTRFVLQIAANYGGQWDITQAAQQLALQVQQGTLQPDAITPELLQSRLATGDLPLPDLCIRTGGEHRISNFLLWQIAYAELYFSDLFWPDFKHEAMQAALADFATRQRRFGRTCEQVEAELRA, from the coding sequence ATGGGCATGAGCAAGCCAGGCAAGGTGGTGCCACGTCACGTGGCAATCATCATGGATGGGAATAATCGCTGGGCACGTCGCCGGCTGCTGCCGGGTGTTGCTGGCCACAAGGCCGGCGTCGACGCCGTGCGGGCGGTCATCGAGGTCTGCGGCGACGCCGGGGTCGAGGTGCTGACGCTGTTCGCCTTCTCCAGCGAGAATTGGCGCCGTCCGGCCGATGAGGTGGGTGCGCTAATGGAGCTCTTCCTTTCCGCGCTACGGCGGGAAGCCAAGAAGTTGCATCAGAACGGCATTCGTCTGCGCATCATTGGTGATCGCTCGCTATTCCACCCGGAACTGCAAACGGCCATGGCCGAAGTGGAAGCGCTCACGGCCCACCATACTCGGTTCGTCCTGCAGATCGCCGCTAACTACGGTGGTCAGTGGGACATTACCCAGGCTGCCCAGCAACTGGCGCTGCAAGTCCAGCAGGGGACACTGCAGCCGGACGCCATCACGCCGGAACTGCTGCAGAGTCGCCTGGCAACCGGTGATCTGCCATTGCCCGATCTGTGCATCCGCACGGGGGGCGAGCATCGGATCAGCAACTTCCTGCTCTGGCAGATCGCCTATGCCGAGCTGTACTTCTCCGACCTGTTCTGGCCGGACTTCAAGCACGAAGCCATGCAGGCGGCCCTGGCCGACTTCGCCACGCGCCAGCGGCGCTTCGGCAGAACCTGCGAGCAGGTGGAAGCGGAGCTACGCGCCTAA
- the frr gene encoding ribosome recycling factor, protein MINEIKKDAQTRMTKTLEALGHAFAKIRTGRAHPSILDSVMVSYYGSDTPLRQVANVTVEDSRTLALSVFDKSMIQAVEKAIMTSDLGLNPATAGTTIRVPMPALTEETRKGFTKQARAEAEQARVSVRNIRRDALAQLKDLLKEKEISEDEDRRAQDEVQKLTDKYVAEVDKALEAKEADLMAV, encoded by the coding sequence ATGATCAACGAGATCAAGAAGGATGCGCAGACGCGCATGACCAAGACCCTGGAAGCCCTGGGCCACGCCTTTGCCAAGATCCGTACCGGACGCGCTCATCCGAGCATTCTGGACAGCGTTATGGTGTCCTACTACGGCAGCGATACACCGCTGCGTCAGGTCGCTAACGTCACCGTTGAGGATTCCCGTACCCTGGCGCTGAGCGTGTTCGACAAGAGCATGATCCAGGCGGTGGAAAAGGCCATCATGACCTCGGACCTGGGGCTGAACCCGGCCACCGCAGGCACCACCATTCGGGTGCCGATGCCGGCGCTGACCGAAGAGACCCGCAAGGGCTTCACCAAGCAGGCACGTGCCGAGGCCGAGCAGGCGCGGGTATCGGTGCGCAACATCCGTCGCGACGCCCTGGCCCAGCTCAAGGATCTCCTCAAGGAAAAGGAAATCAGCGAAGACGAAGATCGTCGCGCTCAGGACGAAGTCCAGAAGCTGACTGACAAGTATGTAGCTGAGGTGGACAAGGCTTTGGAGGCCAAGGAAGCCGACTTGATGGCTGTTTGA
- the pyrH gene encoding UMP kinase, producing MAQQMSGRQPRYKRILLKLSGEALMGSEDFGIDPKVLDRMSLEIGQLVGIGVQVGLVIGGGNLFRGAALSAAGMDRVTGDHMGMLATVMNALAMRDALERSNIPATVMSAISMVGVTDQYDRRKALRQLKGGEVVIFSAGTGNPFFTTDSAACLRAIEVEADLVLKATKVDGVYTADPFKDPNAEKFERLTYDEVLDRKLGVMDLTAICLCRDHSMPLRVFNMNKPGALLNIVVGGGEGTLIEEGAA from the coding sequence ATGGCACAGCAGATGAGTGGTCGCCAACCCCGTTACAAGCGTATTCTGCTGAAGCTCAGTGGCGAAGCCCTGATGGGCAGCGAAGACTTCGGGATCGACCCCAAGGTGCTGGACCGCATGTCGCTCGAGATCGGGCAGCTGGTGGGTATCGGCGTCCAGGTCGGTCTGGTAATCGGTGGTGGCAATCTGTTCCGCGGTGCGGCACTGTCCGCGGCGGGCATGGACCGGGTGACCGGTGACCACATGGGCATGCTGGCCACGGTGATGAACGCTCTGGCCATGCGTGATGCACTGGAGCGTTCCAACATCCCCGCGACGGTGATGTCCGCGATCTCCATGGTCGGCGTAACCGACCAGTACGACCGCCGCAAGGCCCTGCGCCAATTGAAGGGCGGCGAAGTGGTCATTTTCTCCGCTGGTACGGGTAATCCGTTCTTCACCACCGACTCCGCCGCCTGCCTGCGGGCGATCGAAGTGGAAGCCGATCTGGTGCTCAAGGCCACCAAGGTGGATGGTGTATACACGGCCGATCCCTTCAAGGATCCCAATGCCGAAAAATTCGAGCGTCTGACCTACGACGAAGTGCTCGACCGCAAACTGGGTGTCATGGACCTCACGGCCATTTGTCTCTGCCGTGACCACAGCATGCCGTTGCGGGTATTCAACATGAACAAGCCCGGCGCCCTGCTCAATATCGTGGTGGGCGGTGGTGAGGGCACCCTGATCGAGGAGGGAGCAGCATGA